In Camelina sativa cultivar DH55 chromosome 16, Cs, whole genome shotgun sequence, a single window of DNA contains:
- the LOC104749485 gene encoding VQ motif-containing protein 13-like encodes MLASMENSLGHRDDAQKKSPRSITTPTSTRRVKPSNKYQTTYIHTDVNSFKKVVQMLTGISKKPNTHKPDPRSSSSVHSIPPIKAVPKKKHSSSFRLYERRNSTKHALKINTTHSGLPKILSPSILNFPSQALSPNTPLMPDPFCGCGSLSHSPSYPKPSSDEEERAIKEKGFYLHPSPSTTLRDPEPRLLYLFPSPREP; translated from the coding sequence ATGCTTGCTTCAATGGAGAATTCACTGGGACACAGAGATGACGCACAGAAGAAGTCACCACGAAGCATCACCACTCCGACATCGACCAGACGGGTTAAACCCTCCAACAAGTATCAGACCACTTATATCCACACTGACGTTAACTCCTTCAAGAAAGTCGTCCAAATGCTCACTGGAATCTCCAAGAAACCCAACACCCACAAACCCGACccgagatcttcttcttccgttcACTCAATCCCTCCCATCAAAGCCGTCCCCAAGAAGAAGCACTCTTCTTCCTTCCGCCTCTACGAACGTCGCAACTCGACGAAGCATGCTCTCAAGATCAACACGACCCACTCCGGGTTACCCAAGATTCTCTCTCCCAGCATCTTGAACTTCCCGTCTCAGGCTCTCAGCCCTAACACCCCTCTCATGCCTGACCCGTTTTGTGGATGCGGGTCTTTGAGCCACAGCCCTAGTTATCCGAAACCGAGCTCAGACGAGGAAGAGAGAGCGATCAAGGAAAAAGGGTTTTACTTGCATCCGTCACCGTCGACGACTCTGAGGGATCCGGAGCCCCGGCTTCTCTATCTGTTTCCTTCACCTCGTGAGCCCTAG
- the LOC104749486 gene encoding protein RALF-like 19 — translation MGIKFLLILGLLALAVVAESANATWGLTKSCVNGQGCIGEDDELESLMDSETNRRQLAARRSYISYGALKKNNVPCSRRGRSYYDCKKRKKANPYRRGCSVITHCYRQTS, via the coding sequence atgGGTATCAAATTCTTGTTGATCCTTGGCCTCTTGGCCCTGGCTGTAGTCGCCGAATCAGCCAATGCCACATGGGGACTGACCAAATCTTGTGTCAATGGCCAAGGTTGCATtggagaggatgatgagctTGAGTCCTTGATGGATTCTGAGACCAACCGGCGCCAACTAGCCGCGAGGCGCAGTTACATCAGTTACGGTGCCCTCAAGAAGAACAATGTGCCGTGCAGCCGACGTGGCCGGTCTTACTACGATTgcaagaagaggaaaaaggCTAACCCTTACAGGCGTGGCTGCAGCGTCATCACGCATTGCTACAGGCAAACTTCTTGA
- the LOC104749488 gene encoding probable ubiquitin-conjugating enzyme E2 24 has translation MDLTDSDWDSSSDSGSSEHEEVEFSYGVRAQNIFSNLEETIGKIDEFLSFERGFMYGDIVRSTTEASGQSGRAINIDMFVNLESTHGKIIKEVDTKRLQKLRSISLCDYVINGPWLGRVDKIVERVSVTLDDGSNYEVLVSDQDKLVAIPPNLLEDSLYSYYPGQRVQVKLAHAPRSTTWLCGNWRENQVMGTVCAVEAGLVYVDWVASIVMGGDRNLTAPQALQNPETLTLLPCVSHASWQLGDWCILPSSSHSDTAERQTPYVAAYNPNECHKTFQKGFNRNIQSSSLDELFVITKTKMKVDVMWQDGSCSLGVDSQQLLPVGAVNAHDFWPEQFVVEKETCNSTKWGVVKAVNAKEQTVKVQWTTQVEKEATGCVNEQMEEMVSSYELLEHPDFGFCFSDVVVRLLPQGKTDSNADKIVATETKHLLTESDYSGAYYLSSIGVVTGFKNGAVEVKWANGSTSKVAPCEIWRMERSEFSNSGSINSEGTVQDLSQKISQSDEASSNHQETGLVKLYSVGEGRNKNIAECSSFFLPKAAIGFITNLASSLFGSQSSTSHSRCNDSEDQSDSEVLVQEVTESYDISESNSGEVDMATMVNLPTEGKEITKTLDSTLLESSRELVRFRQFDMVNDCSDHRFLSLDNGLAQSQFTKSWVKNVQQEWSNLEANLPDTIYVRVYEERMDLLRAALVGAPGTPYHDGLFFFDIMLPPQYPHVPPMVQYHSGGMRLNPNLYESGKVCLSLLNTWNGSGTEVWNPGSSSILQVLLSFQALVLNEKPYFNEAGYDKQLGRAEGEKNSVSYNENAFLITCKSMISLLRKRPKHFEVLVKDHFTKRAQHVLAACKSYMEGVPVGSSVNMHESSTTNSTGFKIMLSKLYPKLVEAFSEIGVDCGQED, from the exons ATGGATCTTACTGACTCTGATTGGGATAGCTCCAGCGACAGTGGTAGCAGTGAACACGAAGAAGTTGAGTTTTCTTATGGTGTACGAGCTCAGAACATTTTCTCAAACCTTGAAGAGACCATTGGAAAAATCGATGAGTTCTTGTCCTTCGAGAGGGGATTTATGTATGGTGACATTGTGCGGTCCACAACTGAAGCATCAGGACAGAGTGGCAGGGCTATCAACATTGACATGTTTGTCAACCTCGAGAGTACTCATGGTAAGATCATAAAGGAAGTTGATACCAAGAGGCTTCAAAAGTTGCGTTCTATCTCACTCTGTGATTATGTGATTAACGGACCTTGGCTTGGAAGGGTTGACAAAATAGTTGAGCGTGTCTCTGTCACCCTCGACGACGGTTCCAATTATGAGGTCCTTGTAAGCGATCAAGATAAACTTGTGGCCATTCCCCCAAATTTGCTCGAGGATTCTCTGTATTCTTATTACCCAGGGCAAAGAGTTCAGGTAAAGCTGGCACATGCTCCCAGATCAACAACATGGTTATGCGGGAACTGGAGGGAGAACCAGGTTATGGGAACTGTTTGCGCTGTAGAAGCAGGACTTGTCTATGTCGATTGGGTTGCCTCCATCGTAATGGGTGGTGATCGGAATTTAACTGCACCTCAAGCTTTGCAGAATCCTGAGACTTTAACTTTGTTACCTTGTGTTTCTCATGCAAGTTGGCAGCTTGGTGACTGGTGTATACTCCCTAGCTCTTCTCACTCGGATACAGCAGAGCGACAAACTCCATATGTGGCTGCCTACAATCCCAACGAATGCCATAAGACATTCCAAAAAGGGTTTAACAGAAATATTCAGAGCTCAAGCTTGGATGAGCTTTTTGTTATTACGAAGACAAAGATGAAGGTTGATGTTATGTGGCAAGATGGTAGCTGCAGTCTGGGAGTTGATTCCCAACAGCTGCTTCCTGTTGGTGCTGTTAATGCTCATGATTTTTGGCCCGAACAGTTTGTTGTGGAAAAGGAAACCTGCAACAGCACAAAATGGGGAGTTGTGAAGGCTGTTAATGCAAAGGAACAAACTGTGAAGGTACAATGGACAACACAGGTGGAGAAAGAAGCAACAGGTTGTGTTAATGAGCAGATGGAGGAAATGGTCAGTTCTTATGAACTGCTTGAACACCCTGATTTTGGATTCTGTTTCAGCGATGTGGTGGTCAGGTTACTTCCACAAGGAAAAACTGATTCAAATGCAGATAAAATCGTCGCTACAGAGACCAAACACCTACTTACAGAGAGTGACTACAGTGGTGCATATTATTTGTCAAGTATTGGTGTTGTTACAGGTTTTAAAAATGGTGCCGTGGAGGTGAAATGGGCCAATGGTTCTACTAGTAAG gtTGCACCATGTGAAATTTGGAGGATGGAAAGGTCTGAATTTTCCAACTCTGGCAGTATAAATTCGGAAGGCACTGTTCAAGATCTAAGTCAGAAGATTAGTCAATCAGATGAAGCATCTTCAAACCATCAGGAAACG GGTCTGGTGAAGCTCTACAGTGTTGGTGAAGGCCGCAACAAGAACATTGCGGAATGTAGTTCATTTTTCCTTCCAAAAGCTGCCATTGGATTTATCACAAACCTTGCATCAAGCCTTTTCGGTTCTCAGAGTTCCACTTCGCATTCACGTTGCAATGATTCTGAAGATCAAAGTGACTCTGAGGTCCTTGTTCAAGAAGTAACAGAATCATATGACATCTCTGAATCAAATTCAGGTGAAGTGGATATGGCCACGATGGTCAACTTACCTACTGAAGGAAAAGAAATTACCAAGACACTGGACTCAACTCTTCTAGAGAGCAGCAGGGAACTTGTGAGATTTAGACAGTTTGATATGGTTAACGACTGCTCGGATCATCGTTTCCTTTCTTTGGATAATGGGTTGGCACAATCTCAG TTCACGAAGAGTTGGGTGAAGAATGTCCAGCAagaatggagcaatttggaggCAAATCTTCCCG ACACAATATACGTGCGTGTGTATGAGGAAAGGATGGACCTACTGCGTGCAGCCCTAGTTGGTGCCCCTGGAACACCATACCACGATGGACTTTTCTTTTTCGACATTATGCTTCCACCTCAATATCCTCATGTGCCACCA ATGGTACAGTATCATTCAGGTGGGATGCGACTAAATCCTAACCTGTACGAGTCAGGAAAAGTCTGCCTGAGTCTGCTGAATACATGGAATGGCTCTGGCACTGAAGTATGGAACCCGGGGAGCTCCTCCATCCTTCAAGTTCTTCTTTCATTTCAGGCTCTTGTTCTGAATGAGAAGCCTTACTTTAACGAAGCTGGCTATGATAAGCAGCTGGGACGAGCTGAGGGAGAGAAAAACTCAGTGAGTTACAATGAGAATGCATTCCTCATCACTTGCAAATCCATGATCTCATTACTCCGCAAGCGCCCAAAG CATTTTGAGGTGCTTGTGAAGGATCACTTCACAAAACGGGCCCAGCATGTTCTGGCTGCGTGCAAGTCTTATATGGAAGGTGTCCCTGTAGGATCATCAGTGAACATGCACGAAAGCTCAACCACAAATTCCACCGGTTTCAAGATCATGCTCTCCAAACTCTACCCAAAACTTGTGGAAGCATTCTCAGAGATTGGAGTTGATTGCGGCCAAGAGGATTGA